Proteins encoded within one genomic window of Brachybacterium muris:
- a CDS encoding superoxide dismutase, protein MAEYTLPDLDYDYGALAPSISGKIMELHHSKHHATYVKGANTALEKLAAARESGEFGNVNQLSKDLAFNLGGHTNHSIFWKNLSPEGGDKPTGELASAIDEYFGSFDAFRKHFTAAALGIQGSGWAVLACEPVGGNLVIEQFYDQQNGVPVATIPLFQLDMWEHAFYLDYQNVKADYVEAIWKIVNWADVQARFENARSNASGLVVPKA, encoded by the coding sequence ATGGCGGAGTACACGCTTCCGGATCTCGACTACGACTACGGGGCACTGGCCCCCTCCATCTCCGGCAAGATCATGGAGCTTCACCACTCCAAGCATCACGCCACCTACGTCAAGGGCGCCAACACTGCCCTGGAGAAGCTGGCCGCGGCCCGCGAGTCCGGCGAGTTCGGCAACGTCAACCAGCTCTCGAAGGATCTCGCCTTCAACCTGGGCGGCCACACCAACCACTCGATCTTCTGGAAGAACCTCTCCCCGGAGGGCGGCGACAAGCCCACCGGTGAGCTCGCCTCCGCGATCGACGAGTACTTCGGCTCCTTCGACGCCTTCCGCAAGCACTTCACTGCCGCAGCGCTGGGCATCCAGGGCTCCGGCTGGGCCGTGCTCGCGTGCGAGCCGGTCGGTGGCAACCTCGTCATCGAGCAGTTCTACGACCAGCAGAACGGTGTCCCCGTCGCCACGATCCCGCTGTTCCAGCTGGACATGTGGGAGCACGCCTTCTACCTGGACTACCAGAACGTCAAGGCGGACTACGTCGAGGCGATCTGGAAGATCGTGAACTGGGCCGATGTCCAGGCGCGCTTCGAGAACGCACGCAGCAACGCCTCGGGCCTGGTGGTTCCGAAGGCCTGA